A window from Triticum aestivum cultivar Chinese Spring chromosome 6D, IWGSC CS RefSeq v2.1, whole genome shotgun sequence encodes these proteins:
- the LOC123141869 gene encoding uncharacterized protein isoform X1, whose translation MRRARSSHNYHGKRMEAIDAVNEWRLPKVSAEEDGAVDQKAWQDDTMSCRVSSARDWNFGSDSVYEGPAMKHKENAVHAKLVAWKDAQVSKLIDKALMMLLESTRLKAQIDEWQKNKFTWARDKLAKTEKKLEKQRTETVVKMQKAIEDAERKDDMKSQEEAAAKSKIASFERALQVMSRAGRQADCQILMKGPYTVQNGGCHIVLTKG comes from the exons ATGCGCCGAGCTCGCTCCTCACATAATTACCATGGGAAGCGCATGGAAGCAATTGATGCTGTCAATGAATGGAGATTGCCTAAAGTAAGTGCAGAGGAAGATGGGGCAGTGGATCAGAAAGCCTGGCAGGATGATACCATGTCATGTCGTGTATCCTCAG CTCGTGATTGGAACTTCGGGTCTGATAGTGTCTATGAGGGCCCTGCGATGAAACATAAGGAAAATGCTGTCCACGCCAAGTTGGTTGCCTGGAAGGATGCACAGGTTTCAAAGCTCATTGACAA AGCACTTATGATGTTACTTGAATCAACTAGGCTGAAAGCCCAGATCGATGAATGGCAGAAGAATAAGTTTACATGGGCCAGGGATAAACTGGCAAAAACTGAG AAGAAGTTGGAGAAGCAGAGAACTGAAACCGTAGTGAAGATGCAAAAGGCGATAGAAGATGCAGAGAGGAAAGATGATATGAAGAGTCAAGAAGAGGCAGCCGCCAAGAGTAAGATAGCTAGTTTCGAGAGAGCCCTTCAGGTGATGTCTAGGGCAGGAAGGCAGGCCGATTGTCAAATACTAATGAAGGGACCGTATACTGTACAGAATGGCGGTTGCCATATAGTACTAACCAAAGGATGA
- the LOC123141869 gene encoding uncharacterized protein isoform X2 — protein sequence MRRARSSHNYHGKRMEAIDAVNEWRLPKVSAEEDGAVDQKAWQDDTMSCRVSSARDWNFGSDSVYEGPAMKHKENAVHAKLVAWKDAQVSKLIDKLKAQIDEWQKNKFTWARDKLAKTEKKLEKQRTETVVKMQKAIEDAERKDDMKSQEEAAAKSKIASFERALQVMSRAGRQADCQILMKGPYTVQNGGCHIVLTKG from the exons ATGCGCCGAGCTCGCTCCTCACATAATTACCATGGGAAGCGCATGGAAGCAATTGATGCTGTCAATGAATGGAGATTGCCTAAAGTAAGTGCAGAGGAAGATGGGGCAGTGGATCAGAAAGCCTGGCAGGATGATACCATGTCATGTCGTGTATCCTCAG CTCGTGATTGGAACTTCGGGTCTGATAGTGTCTATGAGGGCCCTGCGATGAAACATAAGGAAAATGCTGTCCACGCCAAGTTGGTTGCCTGGAAGGATGCACAGGTTTCAAAGCTCATTGACAA GCTGAAAGCCCAGATCGATGAATGGCAGAAGAATAAGTTTACATGGGCCAGGGATAAACTGGCAAAAACTGAG AAGAAGTTGGAGAAGCAGAGAACTGAAACCGTAGTGAAGATGCAAAAGGCGATAGAAGATGCAGAGAGGAAAGATGATATGAAGAGTCAAGAAGAGGCAGCCGCCAAGAGTAAGATAGCTAGTTTCGAGAGAGCCCTTCAGGTGATGTCTAGGGCAGGAAGGCAGGCCGATTGTCAAATACTAATGAAGGGACCGTATACTGTACAGAATGGCGGTTGCCATATAGTACTAACCAAAGGATGA